A segment of the Trueperaceae bacterium genome:
GCGCCAACGCGGTGCCGATCCAGTGGCCCATGGGCCAGGAGGAATCGTTCGCCGGCATCATCGACCTGGTCGAGATGAAGTCGTACACCTACATGGACGACCTCGGTCAGGACATCAAGGTCGGCGACGTCCCCGCCGAGTACCAGGGGTTGGCCGAGGAGAAACGCAACCTCATGATCGAGAAGCTCGCCGACGTCGACGACGACGTCGCCATGCTCTTCCTCGAGGGTGAGGAAGTACCGGCAGAGACGCTCCACGCCGCCATCCGCAAGGGCACCATCAGCCTCGAAGTGTTCCCGGTGCTGTGCGGCTCTGCCCTCAAGAACAAGGGTGTGCAGCGGGCCCTCGATGCGGTGGCGCTCTATCTGCCCTCGCCCCTCGACGTCCCCGCCATCCGCGGCGTGTTGCCCGACGGGACCGAAGACACCCGCTCGGCCGACGAGAAGGCGCCCACCTCGGCGCTCGCCTTCAAGATCGCTACCGACCCTTACGTGGGACGGCTCACGTTCGTGCGCGTCTACTCGGGCGTGCTCGAGTCGGGCTCGTACGTGCTGAACGTCTCTAAAGGCAAGAAGGAGCGGATCGGCCGCCTCCTCAAGATGCACGCCAACTCCCGTGAAGAGGTCGAGCGGATCAGCGCCGGCGACCTGGGCGCGGTCATCGGCCTCAAGGACACCGGTACCGGAGACACCCTCTCCGACCCGGCGCATCCGATCGAACTCGAGTCGATCGAGGTTCCCGAGCCGGTCATCACGGTCGCCATCGAACCCGCCACCAAGGCCGACCAGGACAAGCTCTCCAACGGCCTCGCCAAGCTGGCCGAGGAGGACCCCACCTTCCGTGTCGAGACCGACCCGGAAACCGGCCAGACGACGATCTCCGGGATGGGCGAGCTCCACCTCGAGATCATCGTCGATCGCCTTCGCCGGGAGTTCAACGTCAACGCGAACGTGGGCGCTCCGCAGGTGGCATACCGCGAGACGATCACCAAGCCGGTGGACGTCGAAGGAAAGTTCGTGCGACAGACCGGCGGCCGTGGTCAGTACGGCCACGTCAAGATGAAGGCTGAGCCGAAGGGGCGTGGCGAGGGCTTCGAGTTCGAGAACGCCATCGTGGGCGGAACCATCCCCA
Coding sequences within it:
- the fusA gene encoding elongation factor G; its protein translation is MATPTTIDLKKTRNIGIAAHIDAGKTTLTERILFYTGRIHKIGETHEGASQMDWMEQEKERGITITSAVTQAFWGDTRINIIDTPGHVDFTMEVERSMRVLDAAIAVFDASQGVEPQSETVWRQADKYHVPRLAFANKMDKTGADFQLVLDSMQERLGANAVPIQWPMGQEESFAGIIDLVEMKSYTYMDDLGQDIKVGDVPAEYQGLAEEKRNLMIEKLADVDDDVAMLFLEGEEVPAETLHAAIRKGTISLEVFPVLCGSALKNKGVQRALDAVALYLPSPLDVPAIRGVLPDGTEDTRSADEKAPTSALAFKIATDPYVGRLTFVRVYSGVLESGSYVLNVSKGKKERIGRLLKMHANSREEVERISAGDLGAVIGLKDTGTGDTLSDPAHPIELESIEVPEPVITVAIEPATKADQDKLSNGLAKLAEEDPTFRVETDPETGQTTISGMGELHLEIIVDRLRREFNVNANVGAPQVAYRETITKPVDVEGKFVRQTGGRGQYGHVKMKAEPKGRGEGFEFENAIVGGTIPREYIPAVQKGIEEAMQNGPLLGFPIVDMKVSLYEGSYHEVDSSEMAFKIAASMAVRNAMQQGAAAILEPIMRVEVVTPEQYMGDVIGNLNSRRGQIQGMQPRGNAQVINAHVPLSEMFGYATDLRSLSQGRATFTMFLDHYAQVPKNIQEELVKK